Below is a window of Malania oleifera isolate guangnan ecotype guangnan chromosome 1, ASM2987363v1, whole genome shotgun sequence DNA.
AAAATGCTTTAACTGATTGCATACGGTATGTGATGTGATGGCTATATGTCGAGTTTTAATATAATGGCGAGGAGCCGGGTTTTACATAACAGTCGGGGGCCGAGTTTTATTGAATGACATGTTTTATAAGAAATGAgatataatacaatttttattgtgtaaatttcaatatatgattctagaaccctaTGGATATAAAAATCTGATATTATAAGCAcaataccatagctatatatgGGCAGTGAGTACGATCACATGGGCATGGAAGTGTGATatgggatagtcgattggagactAGGGCCGTAGTACTACTTCGAAGTTTCTatcgcgggggggggggggggggggggggcatccAAGGTAGTTCTTTGTGACCATAGGCAGACACAATCATACTTACAACCTTGTTTTTTACTCAGCTACGGTGTTGACCGACTGTGAGTTGAGTCCAGCCTTCGGAcggcacaacccgtcatggagggaaGTATGTcatatgagtatgtgatagcgtAAAAACGCTAATTTATCAGTtcaggttgtatcttttatgcatatatgggcaaatttactataaaatggaCTATAATGAGCCAACTGCTTATTGTTCTGAAATTTTGTATTTTCACATATACAGTGTAGTACAATTTTAAAATGCCATTTCATATACAATTAAATAATGAAGGTTTTATATTCACAcgggaactcatgctagccacacatttattataatataacccaccttactgagaagtgtcttaccctattatacaaatcattttcaggTTCTTCAGGGAATCGTGCCTAGCGTACTATGGGGTACAGATTAGACATTTTGGGGGTGTTAGATAGAGCTGGTGAGTCACCGATGTTTTTATTTTGTCATTCAATTGGGTTGTATTAAATAGACAGATTGTTAGATGTATGTCTTTGGGaacaattagaactctggtaaagtgttttgGTGTCTTAGTATCTTCTGCTGTATGATTTTAATTCcagtaatgacaggtgcacccggGATTCCTTGGTTAGGGTGGGTTGCAATATATATGTGGTATCAGAGAATTTCTATATTTGTAGCAGGTTAAGTTTTCGAGTTATTACAAGGCCTACCGTACGGGGTAGGGTGCTAGAAAAGGGCCCAATGTCAGTGAGTGCCTGGGTATGCACCAGATGTAGTCACCAAAGAATAGATTGCTTTGTATGACAACAAGACGTACAGTATACTGAGTTATTTATATGATATACACATAGAATGTTATTTATATAAATGATACACTAAAActtattggccacacactgatgataatttattccgtctaactgagaagtgtctcaccccatcatgaaCAAATGTTTTTAAGATGCTATGAGGAGTATATCAGTAATCAGAGTGCGCAGTGGAagtgtagtaaccgggaaaaaataaaattaaaaaataaaaataataataataaaataataaaataaaataaattaattaaattaacaagtaaaatgaatagtatgataaggaaaatatatatatatatatatatatatatatatatatatatatatataaagtggtacaagcttctccaaaaagCTTTGTTTTAATTAATAGTTatcatgatattaatatatattatataaaattctATAGGAAACTTGCTTTAAttagtaattattattatattaatatatatatatatatatatatatatatatatgattgcacAAGCTTCTCTAGGAAGCttgttttaattttgaacaaatctctctctctctctctctctctctctctctcgtcgattctgggccagttttacgccggatcaacaAACCGAAACccccacgacgctcctggcgaagttctctacaaatctgtcggagcaaatcgtcagggaaacgaagttggatttcatcccaaatccagggtaaggctttatactcaatatttggattttttacagttgaagaaagtgatatacgcgttgaaatattaaagtttaatactgaaagttttcgtttccagggatGTTGATTggaaacgttgggaatcatccctaagttgagttAAGGTTTTTTAAtctgaatttgacttagtggtagttatagaaaatgttgtacgtacgaaaatactgaacttaaTTCtgtgaattttcattttcagagtgttgagttgagaaccccgTGGGTACGTGGAAGATTTttttaagggcttttcaggaatcatgtaaggggataaattaagttagttttattttgagaaaatacatgtatatatatgtagcatctggtttccgaaaaaataaatatatttatatatatgatttatatttggaaaatactgtttaaatgatgatatgttgaatacgtggaaaatttgttccgtgtggcataagtataaaaatgttgtgaaatactattttctgggaatggggatgatatggatttctatgatggaaaagcggcgtacaggctgagatatttatatatatatatatatatatatatatgtgatttgctggtgtacgggccgtgctatgtggatatgtctgccggcgtacgggccgtgctatgtggatgagatttgccagcgtacgggctatgctatgtgatttgccagcatacgggccaagttatgtgatttgccagcttacgggctgtgctatgtgatttgccagcgtatgggtcgatgattttcatgatatatgtatatgtgaaaaatgatatgaatgatttgataattaatgatatgagttatctatgtatcacgattttagtatatgtatatgatatcagaacctggttggcttggtcttgACTGACACTtatacggtaccgttgctatgtgtccatggtcttcgtgatcatgatatttgtgttaacgccgctgtacagagtggtgtgagattggatagtcaatgtggttattttcaagaagtgtgctgttatcacctctagtgtacggaccagtttgggtagacccattggacctacagactactgtttgacttgatagtggtcggccaaccattgtcaagtcccgccttcaggccacacaacccagtcatgtgggggtaatacatgacaacagccaactaacctaccatgaatgttttatgttattattattatatgagatgaaatatgattatgaaaaatgcagtatgttctgccatgttttaatggtatatgtatgttttcccagatttgataaatagtactgaacatgttatgtatgatatatgttgaacacagaatactcatgttgccacacactagtattagtttatttcccttactaagaggtgtctcacccctaaatcttattaactttttaggagccccggataggagagtaGGAAAAGCCCTgttgatatagtacggtctatttgccctttttgaagggtaagttttgtaaggacagttagattttgtgggaaatgtccctaggttttatttttgggatgtatatatgaaaagaCAGTGATTGTAATAACTCtagtatattgtggtatatggtattgaaatgtacatgtttgtatattttctgctgctagggcttctgctttatgttaTGATACATCCTTGGTGCCCACGGGcgcaggtggattgtgacctgctgagctggaatacgggatatgtgatattgatattatatatatatatatataatatgtgaaaaaatgagcaggtcgtgataGGAAGCATGGGTGGGACTAGATAGTGAGATTTAGATTAAATGTTAATCTTGCTATTTTGAGTTATTCTGAAattcctaaggatgtattaaattgatattggAGATTTTGTTGTTGATATCTTATTTATGTTTTAATGAGTTCAGATCTATTATtgttgttggaattagtgtgatcccaagaggggggtgaattggatatttaaaaaaattttggctAATTAAAACATTTCGATTCACCACAATtaatatctcattcaatattaaaaacatatatgtaaaatgattaaactatcagtgcagacatacacgtgtgcagcatatctcatttaaatcaaatgtgtgcatgcaaataattatagcaGTGAACaaataagcatacacatatggaaattaatgtataataattaaataagataaggagagagcgatacacgatatttgttatcgagattcggccaaaccagcctacgtccctgccttgggcataccccccaaggactatactaaccctgctcacttaaacgggtagagcagaagccgttacaacctctctttACAGGGTAAGGTAAACTCCAGCTCAATTACAAAGCTAAGCTCAACTTGTCTTACTTACggagctgagactccccaattcaatttctaGGCTaaactgaaccggtctcacttatggggctaagACTCTCCAGTTTAATTTACGAGATGAACCCAACTggtacaataaaaaaatatttttgtacatataatatgcttttgaaaatacaagcaaagatgtacacgtttaaagctcaaaatacatgcactctaatatgatatgaaatatgcttagtaAAGTAAGGGTGCCTATCagataatcaatgcacaaataTAAGTAAGCCTATATTTATGATTAgtatgttctcctataaataattttgcaaataaagaatatttgaagaatctaggaatttaggcttaggaaaaatatttgtgcaataaataatttctccctagaatgtttatcatgaaaataaCTGGAAGGAacccaagcaatactctcaaaatgatttttagaaaataaataacaagtgagagtatgtgcatgtgattacaaatgaaatatccaaaataaataacaagtgagagtatgtatgtgaatacaaatgaaatgcccaaaataaatatactctcatccaaagtgattttgaaataagtgaacggaaagagagttagagagtttTGTTTAAAACGTTTGCCCCAAaggaatgatttttgcaataaaaatggtttgggggaactttaattaacaaaataatttgagaggatttgagagttaatcaaaattgctaattaggagttatgagggggtatttatagatttttcgaaaattatgattgttggggacacgcttggtattttgaaaaagtttaattaaaagttaatgatgtTTTAGAGCTTTTAAAAAAActccaactcgagaggttcggtcgactgtattttaagttcagttgaccaaaacaCTTTTGAACTACAAATATAGTCGACTGAATTAAGGCGGTTTTGAActccttcgaggttcggtcgactaaggcaaaGTTTGGTCGGCTACTTATCAGTTCCGGTCGACTAAGTCCAAAAGGAACTGAACATTCGGTCGGCTAAACCATTGGGGATCAGTCAcgtcaaggttcggtcaactgaagaagatacgttcaaaaatgttcggtcgactaaatcttggtcaaactgttgatctctgaatggttcggtcaactgagttGAATATAACTagttgggttcggtcgaccaagaccctttcaaatattattttaggtCCTAATTCTTACTAGAGTTTACCCCTGATACAtatggtataacttttaagttaaaggagatttttcatgaagtgtttatggggacCGAAAGTCAATTTGAGTTAACCTGAAAAATCCAacatcggtcgactgaaggtcgatcgaaggtgatccctaaggacAACCTATGGTCAATCTGAGCATACAATCTATATCATACAtatgcatacattattacagatcaaataataaaatcaaatgcaattacaattcaaaatatgttttcttcTTCTCCCTTACTCTTTGATATCATGGAATGTACTAGATTTGTGCTTTAAGACCTGCCTTAGTTTTCATGTTCTCTttatcttatgtgtgacctgaataataCATGTTCaagcactaaaacacacacataagagacatttgtgtttgtcagcattaaaatagagatcggacttaAAATGCCAACAATTGTGATACTgggatttttattataataaatgaTGGTTTTTAGTGCTCTAGTATTTGTTATGGAAATCTTCTGCCATGAAATTACTTGGTATCAAAGAGAATTATTGAAAATAACGCTCCGGACCCTACTCTTGGGTTCAGGGCACTACAAATATATTCTAAAAGCTTCCAATTTTacatttgaatatgaatattaaattttaaatttaaatttgggcaAATtcatacttcaatgtaattctaTATTACATTCTATTCAAATTCAAAGTCCACATTCCAATCTCCCACTTTGTTTAGATTGTCAAGAATGACTTGAAATTAATCTCCAATCTTGCTTTTGTTATGTCCAAATGCTATTAGTTATCAACATCTATCCTATCCTTGGAAACTAATATCAAGTTatcaactaattttttttttttttcaaaaactattaatttaggtttttttaaaaaatatatatatatatatataaatttaggTCTCATAAAGATAGTTTACTATTACAACTTCAATCATCCAAATAGATAAGTACATGCACTAAATTCAACCATTGTAAGTTACAGATCTGAACACAAGTAAAAACTTGCATTCTATGTTTTGATTTTCCGCTTCCACGTTTGACATTTCCCATTCCCATTTTCTTAAGGTAATAGATTAAAGTTATGTTTAAAAAAGTGGATTCGGATTTATGTAgcttatattttatctaaatatacataaatacaaatataaaaaaattgaattccCCAAAATTTCAGACATACTTGGATGCTCATTCCATACTGGACAAATTATTCACTTAATAAAAAAGTACCATCAAGTTGCTATTATCCCGTTAGCCTCACTTGATTTTCTTTGACTTGAATGGGCAGAGATGGAGCTCACCTGTGGACAGAACATCCTTTGGTGTGTAACAAACATAGAAGAAAGGGGAAACCCATAGCACCAAAATTTTGATTACTCTTATATTTGGTACAagagaatgaaataaaattgatccttatatttctatatgtttgtcatataactttttttttattttttttactttttgattacataggaactccagctaCTAACAAACCATTCGGACCccctctcaccatccacggttctCGTTGGCTCACAgagcaaactctcaccatccacagtccccgctgactcacagaataaactctcaccatccacaagcACCGCTGGCtccatgagtgtatctacctggaattgaacctccGATACTCTTTCTTacttgctgatgtctttccaccgcgccatgctATGGGGGCTCATACAACTTGTTTTTATTCCATTGTTGAATTGATTTCATTCTAATGTACCAAATATTacataaaatagaaataaaatagaataaagaaTTAAACGGAGAAATAGACAGAAATCCCTGGCTAACCTCTCTTACCAACAAATCCAGACGATGCAGCCTAATTCCCATTTAATGTTCACCAGATTTACATTTTATGTACTATAGTGGTTCATCAATGCAAGCTTTAGTGCCTCTTGAAAACCAAGAACACACTCTTCTGCATCTAGTTAGGCAAATACATACTTGTGGTTTATCGGTGATGAGATTTAGTGCCTCTTCAAACCAAAGAACACACAACTAGTGCCATGCTTATTTTGCAAAAACTACGCTAGGGATGGGTGATGCTAACAGAAGAttaaaaaaaggcaaaaaaagaACCAGACACTGAATATCCATTCGCTGTAGCAGTAACCTTTTCACATTGACACCAATTTCAAGTTGCCCAATTCTTATCaaaattttgatatttctctcACAACAGTGTCCAAACAACAAAACCACCTATGAGCAACAAACCTCATCTTCTCATAACCAGTAAAATATGACTGCCACCACCAACTGACAAttcaataaaaatgtactgaaaaCTAGCCAATTGAACTCTTATAACCATATCCATTCCTGCCCCTGATATTCTGAACATATAAACATCATCAAAGACCAAAACAGGAAATTGCTCATTCCTTCTCACCAGATTTAGTTAAACTTCTAGTTCAAAGTCATTTAATTCTCTCATAAGAACTTTTCCAAGCCCAAATCAAGGATCCTTCCAACTTTCTTTGACTAGAAACTTTCTTTGACCACATTTGTGCCTGCCTACATCTCCATACCAACCAGACCACAGTACCACACCACAATCTGTCTGTCTCAATAAATTCAGTTCACCCTTGAAAGGCATTTCATAAAAAACAACCCTCAGCCCCAGTACATCTGGTATAAGTATAGATTCAAATATCACTAGTGCCAAGCTGTAAATTTACAATCAGATGGGAATATTCCTGTTTCCTCACTCACACAGAAGGGACCTTATTGAACCAAGTTCGTGAATAATGCTAATGTCCAATACTCCTCAGACTTCAACACAAACAGTAGTGTAGCGGGAAAATTGTTGCTTCATTTAAAGTTTCCTAACAGGCTAACGGCTAAAGGACTCCCTACATCAACATGTATAAATTGGTAAGTTGCGTGATGTTCAACACCAAGGAACTGAGGCTCATAGATAGACTAAGAAATGTGTATATAAACATGAGGGAGTTGCCCAAGGGGAAGGGGAAAATGGGAAAGATTGTGACACATCACAGAAGATAATATTTAGATTCTAAAACCATGTTATGGCTACCAATATATCAACTAAAATTATCCGAAAGATTCACCAAAAAAATAACCTGGTATGCACACCTTTCCATTTCAAAGCAGCAGATCAAAAGTTTTATCCATCTATGACATATGTGAAATTATTAAATTCTAAAGCAGTACTGCAAGCTGGAAATGCTACTTTATGATGTTGCCATGATATGATGTCAGGCCATGATGCAAAATACTCTATGAGAGCGATAGACTTTTGCATGCATCCATATAGACTTTGCAAGTTTGCATGCATCCATTTCAGATGCTGACACTCCTAAGATATTTAAAAAGCATTTCCAAAAGTATTTACAGCATGTTCAACACTTGCATATAgatattttaatttgaaagtgCATTTAACATGCAACTACAGTAAACACAGATATTAGCATGTCATCCTTTTTCTCTgtagatgggggggggggggatatttTACTTGCTAAACAGTTCAAAAAATCCACACACAGGACAGAGAAGAAATAAAACATCCTTTAAATGATAACACTTGTATTCttatcttcttattatttattattaaaaccTTTTGATGCTTGCTCTATATCTTCACATAAAATATGGTAAACCATCATATATAAATGtcgtatatatataatattacatttttttaaaatctttgtatcttaaaaagaatatatatttaaTCATAAATTTATCCCTGCATATTGCATCTTAATTTTTCAACAATCTATGTATGTCTGTCCCCATATCCATATTCTATATCTCTTTATCCACACCCATGCTTCATAGGTGTTAGGTTTCTTGATGAGTTCATGATAGAACAAGATTGTGAATGCTCCTGTCAATAAGGTTAGCTACAACATGAGCATGGGTTTGTGCTTCGTAGCTAATCTCCCAACTCCCCATAGCAAATGAATGCTAGGGTTTAATTCCCTTGGCAGAGGAGGAGTTGTGTTTTGTATAAGTGCGTGAGTGTAGGGATAGTTTGAATTTAGTAATTATAATGATTATTTTAATCAGCAAAAGGAAAATGCATTATTATTTTAacgcatcaaggggatgccaatcGTTTATgattataatgataataacaaaTGCTAACAACAACACCACCATCTGCAAGCCAAATTCTATACATGAGTCATGAAACTATAAAATCTTATTAGACAATTTTCAAGaatcaaaatgattttcatggaGAGCAATCTAAAATGCACATATATAACTGGCAACACCAAATGTTCAGTTATTACAAAAAATTGGACAAATAATCTTAGAACTTAGAAAACCCAAAATCATTGGGTAACCTATAAAATCAAATCAGAAGCTGGAGAAATGTTAAAGTGAAATTAAAAACAGTTAAGCACAGAAAGCTGTTATGCTCCAAAATACATATCTTGATCAAAAGGGAAATCTAGTTTCCAATCTCACATCATACCTCTTTTATAGAAATACAAGTTGTATTGCCTTGAACTGATACAAGCTTCTGTTGCTTTGAAACCTTCAAAActgttttcttttatttctaaaaagtttatctcatttttcataaaatattttatttatatatatatatatatatatatatatatatataatatggtaCATAAAGTATGGTAAACCATCATATATAAATGTcgtatatatataatactacattttttctttaaaaaaaatcttcgtatcttaaaaagaataaatatttgaTCATAAATTTATCCCTGCATATTGCATCTTAATTTTTCAACAATCTATGCATGTCTGTCCCCATATCCATAATCCATATTTCTTTACCCATACCCATGCTTCATAGGTGTTAGGTTTCAGGTTTCCTGATGACTTCATTGATAGAACAAGATTGTGAATGCTCCTGTCAATAAGGTTAGCTGCGACATGAGCATGGGTTTGTGCTGCGTAGCTAATCTCCCAACTTGAATGCTAGGGTTTGATTCCCTTAGCAGAGGAGGAGGTCATGTTTTGCATATGTACGTGATTGTAGGGATAGTTTGAATTTAGTAattataatgattttttttatcagcaaaaagaaaatgtattattattttaatgcatcaaggggatgccaaccatTTAgtaattataatgataataataaatgctAATAACAACACTACCATCTGCAAGCCAAATTCTATACATGATGAAAGCCATGAAACTATAAAAACTTATGAGACAATTTTCAAGaatcaaaatgattttcatggaAAGCAATCTAAAACGTACATATATAATTGGCAACACCAAATGCTCAGTTATTACAACAAATTGGACAAATAATATTAGAACTTAGAAAGCCCAAAATCATTGGGTAATCTATAAAATCAACTTGGAAGCCTGAGAAATGTTAAAGTGAAATTGAAAACAGTTAAGCACAGAAAGCTGTTATGACCCAGAATACATATCTTGATCAAAAGGGAAATCTAGTTTCCAATCTCACATCATACCTCTTTTACAGACATACAAGTTGTATTGCCTTGAACTGATACAAGCTTCTGTTGCTTTGAAACCTTCAAAActgttttcttttatttctaaAAAGTTTATCTCGTTTTGCATAAACATAAAATAGGGCAAAGAAACCTATGGTGGACATAGAAACTGAAGCCCATGGAAATGGAGGGTCCTTGAAACAAACAAGTGATGCCTCTAGTTCTTGAGATGCTTGATAAACAACCGAATGGATGGCATAAAGGTCGTGGTCCGAAGATCTCAAGAAATACAAAGCCATCTCAAAATCCAAATGTGACAATGCAGAAACAGCTTTGTCTAGCTTGTATTTGAGCAGGCTCCACCTCTGAGTGAATTCAGCATATTTGTTCTGTTTAAGGAGATTTCTGTCCCCACCATGTGCAGCTATTGATTCAAGGACATCAATAGCACTTGTAATAGTGAAATTTAAGGAAGTCAAAAGAACATTCCTCCGAGCTGCATCCTTCTGCACAAATGACAGAGATGAAATATCTGAAAATGGCCCAAATGGTGTCTGCCCAACACTCCATGTATAGTCCACCAAGGTACTATTATGGCTGGGGCTCCACATCAAATGGGTTGGCGAAACACCCCACATACTCTGTAAAATTGAACCAATGAGTGGCCGCTCAAGCTCTCGTGTCTGTGTAAATACATGGCGGCCATTACAGCTATAATCACTTACAGTCTGTGTATTCTTTGTCCTAACTGCAATAACCATGTCTTTAAAAGCAACAGACTGGTGATACCGATCAAGCAACAACAGCGTATTGTAATCCAAATCAAAAACATAAACTGGAAGAACCCGCCCAAAATCCTCCTCGGGGAAACCAGCTAATTTCCTAAACTCATCAGCCGAATCAGACAATATCTGATGCAAACGCTTGGAGTCTAAGTACTCACTAACAATCAAGGTATAGTTCTCAAACAAAAACCTTGATGTGTATGAATTGATCGACCGTGAAATTGCAAATGAACAGATTTGGCAGTCTGCAAAATTCACACTGTAAGTTTTAAAACTCAAAGACTGATCACCCAGCAACAATCCACCATCATTGACCTCATCCATGAACGTTCTTTCAATAGACTTCCAGTCCAAACCATATGGATCCTTGCTTTCCAAGCCATACACATGAATGAACTGAACTATCAGTGAATTCTCAAAAGGCACAGAAATTCTCAAAGAGGGAACAAGAAGAACCTGATACGCACTATAAACCAGCGACGCCAAATCAGCAAGCAACGACTTCTGTGATTTGGGCCGACCGTGTAACGCTGCTAAGGGGTGAAACTCGCCTCTCGGCAAAACCCCATCTCCCGACAATGCCGGCCCGTAGTCCACAGGCCCCGCCGCCAAATCTACCCACAAATACCGCTCTTTTCCAGTCCAAAAGCTCCCATAACACTTGGTAAACGCTGGCGATGACTCTCCGCGGCCGTAATTATACGCATAAGGTTTCGATTGAGAACCCAAATTGAGCAAATACACATACACACCTTGAACGGGTTTTTCCTTTTCGAAGTCCTGTTTGATGATGCGATCGACGACGTCGTAGTGGATGGAGTGCAGAGGCGATCTAAGACTGGAGACAGTCAGAGCGATCTCGGAGCGGATGGCGTCATAGAGGCGGGTggagagggaggagagagagacgtCGAGGTTGAGAGAGTGCTTGAGGGAGAGGTGATGTAGGCTGTGATCGAAGGGGGATATGATGTGGAAGTGGTCGgaagagagagaggcggagaggAAGGATTGGAGAAGGGAGGGAGAAGAGGAAGGGAAGGAGCCGACGAGCTTGACGTGGAGGGAGACGGAGAGGTcgagagagaggagggaggagATGAGGGCAGAGGTGGTGGCGGCGGCGGAGGGGGAAAGAGATTTCTTGACGGAGGAGGGGAGAGAGAGGAAGGAGTCGTTTGTGCCTTGGGGGTCGAGGCGGTATTGTTGGGTGAGGAAGGAGTCTAATCCGACGATTGGGGTTGACGTACCGGTGCTTGAGAAGATGGCGAGAAGAAAGAGGAGGGTGGTGGCGGCGGCCGTGACAGTGGTGGTGGGCATCTCTGGGACTGAGAGAGTGGATTAGGGTTTGGGTGGA
It encodes the following:
- the LOC131158316 gene encoding uncharacterized protein LOC131158316, with amino-acid sequence MPTTTVTAAATTLLFLLAIFSSTGTSTPIVGLDSFLTQQYRLDPQGTNDSFLSLPSSVKKSLSPSAAATTSALISSLLSLDLSVSLHVKLVGSFPSSSPSLLQSFLSASLSSDHFHIISPFDHSLHHLSLKHSLNLDVSLSSLSTRLYDAIRSEIALTVSSLRSPLHSIHYDVVDRIIKQDFEKEKPVQGVYVYLLNLGSQSKPYAYNYGRGESSPAFTKCYGSFWTGKERYLWVDLAAGPVDYGPALSGDGVLPRGEFHPLAALHGRPKSQKSLLADLASLVYSAYQVLLVPSLRISVPFENSLIVQFIHVYGLESKDPYGLDWKSIERTFMDEVNDGGLLLGDQSLSFKTYSVNFADCQICSFAISRSINSYTSRFLFENYTLIVSEYLDSKRLHQILSDSADEFRKLAGFPEEDFGRVLPVYVFDLDYNTLLLLDRYHQSVAFKDMVIAVRTKNTQTVSDYSCNGRHVFTQTRELERPLIGSILQSMWGVSPTHLMWSPSHNSTLVDYTWSVGQTPFGPFSDISSLSFVQKDAARRNVLLTSLNFTITSAIDVLESIAAHGGDRNLLKQNKYAEFTQRWSLLKYKLDKAVSALSHLDFEMALYFLRSSDHDLYAIHSVVYQASQELEASLVCFKDPPFPWASVSMSTIGFFALFYVYAKRDKLFRNKRKQF